The genomic stretch AAAAGTTTCGCAATAGATAATACTCTCTCATCTCCGAAATAAATTTTCAGAAGAGAAGAAAGATTTAATGCAGATTTCACAATTATTGTCCTGTCAGTTCTCTCACTTTATCGCGATACTCTTCAGATTTATCTTTATTGCCGATAAGTTCATACGTTACTGCAAGATTACCGAGCGCCTGCGTATTGTTCGGATAAAGTGCGACCACTTTATTCAACACTTCAATATTTTTCTGATAATTTTTTAACATGCCGTAACAGTTAGCAAGATTAACAAGAGCATCCACCAATGCCGGATTTAATGCGACAGTTTTTTCAAGCGAACGTGCCGCATTCACATAATCTCCCTTCGAAGCATAGTCAGTTCCAAGTTTATAATAGAAATTATAATCTCTTTTTTCTTCAGGGGTTGCAATTAAAAGTGAATCGAGATTGTTGGAAGAAGGAAACATCCGCACATCCAGTCCAGTTTTCTTTTTATGTGACTCACTGTTTCTTTTTCCATCGGGGAAATACGGATTTACTTCCACCGCTTTATTATAATAGTAAGAAGCAAGTTCCTGCTTGCCTAATCCCTCATATAAAATTCCGAGATTGTTGTAGGAAATAGCGTAACCAGGCGCTTCCTGTATGGCACGTGTGTAATAATAAATCGCAGAATCATTATTCACCTTCACCGTTTGATACGCAACGCCTAGTTTGAAAAATGCATCTCCAAAGTGTGGATTGATACGCAACCCTTCTCGTAATTGTTCAGTGCCTTTGTTAAACCACTCAGTTTTTTTCTGTGGGTCTTTTTCTGCAATTCCAAGGTTGATGAGTTCGCTCCCGTAATGCCTTCTCACCTGACAGGAATTGGGAGAGGAATTTACATCCGTAGAAAACAAAGTCATGTTATCGTGCCAGATAGGGTTTCGGGTAATAGTTTTAAATGAATACAGAATAAAAAGTAAGCCAACGGGCAGAATGAATTTCACTTCTTTCGCAAGAGAAATAATTTTTATTTCTGCAGAATGAAGATTCGTTTTTGAAAATTTCAGAAGAAGAAAAACTATTGTAATACAAAATCCAAGCGAAGGCGCATACATGAATCTCTCTGCCATGATTCCTCCTCTGAGAAAAACAAACGCGAGAGCGGGAGCAAGCATCACACAGAAAAGTAAAACTCCTAAAGAAAGAACAGATTTTTTAAATAGTCCTTTGAAACTGAAGTAGGCGAGCACAACAGCAATGAGAAATCCAAACAGAACCAATGGCGAACCAAATCCAGCCGATGGAATCTGGTTGTACGAATAATCATACGAAAGCGGATGAGGGAAAACAACTAGCTGAATGCAGTGCATGAAAATCAAAAACGTGGAAGAAAGTTTTGTTCCTGCTTCAGTGTAAGGATAATTCACAATGTCTTTTGGGATTTGTCCGGTTACTGTTCCAAGTACTTCGTATTTGTGTATTTGGAAAAGTAAAATCATCAGCGCAAATGGAATTGTTTTTACCAACGCTTGTTTGATAGTGAGATTATAGGAGAAAAATAAAATCAGAGGAGCGATTAGCAAGCCAGTCATTGCCGACTCTTTAGAGAGAAGTGCGAAATAGAAAAAAATACAGGAAAGAAAAATAAGTTTGAAATTTGTTTTTTGATACCTGTATGCAAAAAGCAAAAGAAAAATTCCGATGATAAGATTCAGAAAAGCAAGAATCTCATCACGGCTTTTGATATTCGCCACCACTTCGGTGTGAATTGGATGAGCGATGAAAAGCAGCGTGATGATAAAAGAAAATATTGGGTGAAAGTTCCGAAAGAGATTCATTAAGAGAAGGCAAAGAAAAAATCCTGTCATTGCGTATAGAATCACATTCCCCAGATGGCTAACGTGAGGATTCTTTGGAAAAAACTGATTCTCGATAGCAAAAGTTATCATTGAAAGCGGACGATAGTAACCAAGATTCACATTGTCAAAATGCCACATACCCACACTAAGAATTTTCGGAATGCCGCTGATGCCTTCCATTACATACTCATTGCCGGTGATAGCTCCTACATCGTCCAATACATAATCATGTTTCACAGTGTTCACGTACAGGCAAAATGCAACTACAGCAGAAATAACTGCTAACCAGATATTTGGTTTAAACACAGTCAAAGTAGATTGCTTGCTTTGTTTTTGCTGTGCTTTTATTTGCTTCTTTGGCTTCATGAAAAGAATCGACTGTAAATATAATTTTCAAAAACGAATCAGAAAGAATTTATTTTCCAGAGAAGTTTTTTGCTTTCTCACTGTATTCTTTCGCTTTTGCTTTATCTCCCATCAGTTCGTAGGTCACTGCAAGATTTTTATACGCCTGAGTACTGTTAGGATTTATCGCGAGAAGTTTATTTAAAGTAGAAATATTTTCAGCGTATTTACCAAGCATTCCATAGCAGTTGGACAAGTTAATATAGATTACTTCCTGTTTCGGCTCCAGTTCAATCGCTTTTTCAAAACACTTGATTCCTCCTGTAAAATCTCCTTGCGAAGCACAGTTCGTTCCGAGCTTGTAATAAAACAGAGCATCTTTTTTTTCTGAACTTTTTTCGATGGCTTCAAAATCAAGCTGGGAAGGGAAGATGTGAACATCCAAACCGGTTTTTTTCTTGTGCTCTTCATGATTTTTTATTCCATCAGAAAATGAAGAATTAATTTCAATAGACTTGTTAAAAAAATAAGATGCCAGCTCTTGCTTGCCTATGGATTCGTAAACAAGTCCGAGATTACAATAGCTCATTTCAAATTTCGGAGCTTCCTGTATCGCACGATTGTAATAATAAATTGCGGAATCATAATTTATTTCCACTGCCTGATACGCAACTCCCATTTTGAAAAGCGCTTCGCCATGATGAGGATTTATTTTAATCGCTTCTCGAAGTTGTTCTGTTCCTTTGTCAAAATATTCTTTTTTCTTAGCTACATCTTTTTCTTCCATTCCTAAATTGATGAGTTCGTTGCCGTAATGTTTCCGTACCTGACAACTGTTGGGAGAAGTCTTTACATCCTCTCCTGCCAACGTAATATTATTTTTCCAGTACGAATTTCTGTCTATTGTTTTGAATGAGTACAAACCAAAAATTAATATGAAAAGTAAAAAGAATAAAGGTTTTATTTTTAATTGCCGCATGCTAAATTCCGGTATTTGAAAATTTATTTTTGTGATTTTCATTAGAAGAAACACAAGAACAATACAGAAACCGAGAACAGGAGCATACAAAAACCGTTCGGCTAAAATTCCACCTCGCAGTAATACAAAACCCAGTGCGGGCGCGAGCGTGATGAGAAAAAATAATATTCCGAACGAAAATGGAGATTTATTTTTCATATTGGAAAATCCCAGCCATGCAAGAGAGATGCCTATAAGGATTCCCAGCCAAACCAGAACAGAAGAAAATTTCACCGCGGGAATCTGGTTGAACGAATAATCATACGAGAGTGGATGAGGAAGAAGAACAAGCTTAATGCATCGCAGGAAAATCAGAAAGGCAGAAGGCGCTTCTGCATTTGCTTCCGCATAAGGATAGTTCACAATATCCTTTGGCACATCCGTTGAAAGAGTTCCGAGTACACCATGCTTCTGCAATAGAAAAAGAATAAGGATACTCAAAAAAGGAATTGTTCGAAGCAAAAGTTGCCTGATAGAAGAACTTTTACTGAAAAATAAAATCAACGGTGCGATTAGAATTCCTGTCATGGCTGTTTCTTTTGAGAGCAGTGCCAGATAAAAAAACAAGCAGGAAAGAATCAAATGCTTTGTGCTTCTTATTTTATTTTCATACGCTTTCAAAAGAAAAAAATAAGTTAAGATTAAATTCAGAAAAGAAAGAATTTCATCGCGGCTTTTAATATTGGCAGTTACTTCCGTATGAATCGGATGAGCAATGAAAAGAAGCGTTATAATAAATGAAAATGCAGGATGAAAATTCTTGAAAAGAGTCATAAGTAAAAAACAAAGAAAAAATCCTGTGAGTCCATACAGAAAAATATTTCCAATATGATATGTGTGCGGATCAGTTCCAAAGAACTGGGTTTCTATCGCGAACGTTACCATTGAAAGCGGGCGGTAATAACCCAGATTGATATTTTGAAAATGCCACATTTCTGTTTGAAGAATTTTTGGAATCCCGCTTATTCCCTGCATTACATATTCATTGCTTGCCGTAACTGCCCCGTCATCAAGAATGAAATTATGCGAAACAGTATTCAGATAAAGAGCGATGCCAGCTAAAGCAGAAATAATTGCCAGCCAAAGATTCGGTTTAAATACATGCGGAGCAACTTTAATGACTTTTGCAGATAGATTTTTTATTTGCTTTTTCTTCTTCATAATATTTCCCGAATTTACGAATTACCACATATGTTTATCTTTACAAACTCAATGAAAAAAACTCTTCTTGCCTACTGTCTGTTGCTTACTGCGTACTGCTTTTCCCAACCGAAACTCGTTGTAGGGATTGTGGTTGACCAGATGCGCTACGATTACATTGACAGGTACTGGAATAAATTCAGTAATGATGGTTTCAAGAGATTGGTGAACGAAGGATATAATTGCAAGAACACAAATTATAATTATGTTCCCACGTTCACTGGACCCGGACATGCTTCTATTTATACAGGTGCAACTCCATCTGCAAATGGAATCGTTTCAAATCAGTGGACTAACAGGGAAAACAGAAAAGAAATTTATTGTGCAGAAGATAATTCAGTGGCCACGATTGGAAGCACTTCGGTTGCCGGACAAATGTCTCCTAAGAATTTGCTTTCATCCACCATCGGAGAGGAACTAAGAAAAGAATCAAAGAACAAATCCAAAGTCATCGGCATTGCGCTGAAAGACAGAGGAGCCATTCTCCCCGCTGGTCATAACGCAACGGCTGCTTATTGGTATGACGGTACGAATGGAAACTGGATTACCAGCACTTATTATATGAAGGAAATGCCTCAATGGGTGAACGACTTTAATAAAAAAGAGTTGGCAAAAAAATATTTATCACAAGCGTGGACAACCATTCTTCCTGTTGAACAATACACTGAAAGCGATTCAGATGATAATTTGTGCGAGCAGCCATTCAAAGGAAAAGAAAAGCCGGCATTTCCTTACGACCTACCTACGCTGATGAAACAAAATGGTGAATTGGGATTAATTCGTTCCACTCCTTTCGGCAATTCATTAACAAAAGAGTTCGCGATGGAGACAATCAGGAATGAAAACATGGGAAAGGAAACTGTTTCTGATTTTTTCAGTGTGAGTTTTTCTTCAACCGATTATATCGGGCATCAGTTTGGTCCCCAGAGCGTGGAAGCGGAAGATTGCTACATCCGTTTAGATAAAGATATTTCAGAATTTTTGAAATTTCTGGATGAATGGCTTGGAAAAGATAATGTACTCGTGTTTCTCACTGCCGACCATGGCGGTGGCGAATGTGTTCCTTGTTTGCAGAAAAAAAATATCCAAGCGGGAGTGGTTGATGAGAAAACCGTTGCAGATTCATTAAAAAAGTTTTTCGCAAAAACGTATAACGATTCTCTATTGATTTCTGTTTCCGATTTTGACGTGTACCTTGATAGAGAAAAAATCAATAAGAAAAATCTCAGCGTTCCGAATGTATCCTACAAAGCGGCTAAATATCTTTTAACGATGAATGGCATTTCCGAAGCGCTTACTGCTACTACCATTGACGGAGATAATTTCCATGATTCAATTCATAATAAAGTGAAAGCAGGATTTTATCCTGACCGCTGCGGTGATATTATTTTTGTTCTGAAAGAACATTGGCTCGAAGGTTTTCACAAAGGCACTTCGCATGGTTCGCCTTACTTGTACGATACGCATGTGCCATTGCTCTGGTGGGGATATAATGTAAAGCATGGGAGCTCAAATGAAACGCTCACAATTACGCAAATAGCACCGACAGTTTCCAAATTGCTAAATATTCCAAAGCCGAATGGATGCACGAGCAAACCGATTTCTTCTCTCGTGAAATGAGTGCACAAAAAATCTTCACCCGCACCATATGGACGCTCTCGCTCGTGAGCCTGTTCAACGATATTTCTTCCGAAATGCTTTATCCCGTGATGCCGATTTATCTGAAGTCCATCGGTTTCACAGCGCTGTGGATTGGAATTCTTGAAGGAGTTGCTGAAGTAGTGGTTGGTTTGTCAAAGGGATATTTCGGAAAACTTTCTGACGAAAAAGGGAAACGTTTGCCATTCATTCAACTTGGATATTTTATTTCCGCCATAGCCAAATCAATGCTGGCGTTATATGCTAATGTGGTTTGGGTTTTATTTTCCCGTTCAGGCGACAAACTCGGAAAAGGAATACGCAGCAGTGCGCGTGATGCCATGCTTTCAGATGAATGTTCGCGTGAGAACAAGGGAAAAGTTTTTGGTTTTCACCGCGCGATGGATACAGTGGGTGCCGCCATTGGTCCGCTGCTTGCGCTTGCTTATCTGCATTATTATCCCGGTGATTACAAACCGCTTTTCTTCATTGCGTTTGCCCCTTCGATGCTGAGTGTTCTATTCACTTTGTTTATTCGAGAGAAGAAAAAAGAAACTTCTGCTTCGGTCAGTATGAAAGCAAAAGGAAATTTCTTCTCCTACTTCTCCTATTGGAAAAAATCTTCTGGCGAATATCGCTCGCTTGTTATTGGTCTTCTTTTGTTCGCGGTGTTCAACAGTTCGGATGTGTTTCTTCTGCTGATGGCAAAGAACGCAGGCATCTCAGACCAGAATATTATTCTGGTGTATGTTTTCTATAACCTTGTGTATGCCTTGCTCTCGCTTCCGCTGGGGCATCTTGCCGATAAAATAGGAATGAAAAAAACTTTTGTGTCAGGACTCTTTTGTTTTTGTATTGCTTATACGGGAATGGCGTTTGTGCAAAACACCGCAATGCTTCTTGCTATCTTTTTTGTGTATGGCATTTATATTGCTTCCACCGAAGGAGTTTCAAAAGCATGGATCGCTAAAATTGCTCCGCCCAGTGAAACCGCCACCGCCATTGGCTTTCATGCCAGCGCGCAGAGCATTGCGCTGATGATTGCCAGCAGTATGGCAGGATTGATTTGGGTACTCACTAATCCACAGGTAACTTTTTTAGTTTCGGCAAGCGGTGTGTTTGTTGCTTTGATTTACTTTGCAGTTAAAACCAAATAACATGAAATATCTTTTTACCACAAAGTACGCGAAGGAATACACACAGAGAAACACAAAGAAAATCCCTTTGTGTCCTTTGCGAAATCTCTTTGCTCTCTTTGCGGTTACTGTATTTTTTTCATGTGGGAATGAGCAGGAAAAAGATTTTCCTCCCACTCCCCAAGACCCGAAAGATTCAGTTGTGAATGCTCCGAAAAATATGGAAGAAGATTTTACTCCTATTCTGAAAGAAATAAACATTACCAACATCAATCAATACATTCATCCTGAGAAAGGGTTGTGGCTGATACAATCTTCAGGCGCGATGCCGAATATGACCAACACTACGCAGGTGGATAAAAACTTTCCTGTTGATTTTGCAAATGTGAAGAATGAAGAACTTCCGAAAGTAAACTGCGATTCAAAATCATTCTGGACGAAAGAAGGTTGCTTTGTGCAGGAAGTAAATTCATTTAAAGATGAAAAAATATGGACGTATTGCGGATTAAATAAAGAAGATGAAGTAAAAGTTTCTGAACTGGCACGAACTATTTCGTGGACTGTGATTAATACTTCTCTTTATGCCCGTTATTATTTCTCGCTCATTGATGGTAAATGGTATTTGGCTTTTGTGGATTTGAGAACTCCCTGCTCAGCTTAGTTGGTCTACGCCTCATTCCGAGTAAATACTGTTGCTGTTGCTTGCATCTTACTTCTTCCCGATTATCTCAAACTTCTGAGAAATGGTTTCGCCAAATTCATCTACGAGCGTGAGGGTGTGCTGCCCTGCTTCGGGAGAAAGTCCCATCTGGTGAATTCCTTTTGTACTTCCTATATAATTATCATCCAGGTGCCAGTAAATAGTTGTTTCGGGTTTGCGGTGCGCTACGCGGAAAACAGTTTTGCCTGTGCTTTCATCCAGTTCAACGGGAACAAAAATTTTGCTCTCCTGTTTCGGATACAATAGTTCCATGGAAGCTACGCTGGTTGTGTTGCAATCTTTTCTGAACGATGGAAGTTCGCTGTAGGTTGGATTTTTTGATTTGTAATACCACTCCATCGCAGGCGGCAGCACAAACCATGATTTATGAATGATGCTTGAAACATTTTCGCAATCGCTGTTCACGCGCCATCTTCCTGTAGCATCCAGATGAATGAGGCGGTGATACGGACAAGGCGCGGTTTTCAATCCTGCCGCCTGCACCCATTGTTTTTCTTTGTGCTCGCAAATGGGCAGCGCGCGGTAGCCGCTTTCTTTGCACACTTCTATTTCTCTCATTTCATCCTGCGGCATCTTGAACCAGCCCCAACCCTCTGAAGGTGAGGGGAGCGCTCCGAAGATTTCAAAAAGAATCGGAGCTGCAGTGCCGATGCCTGTGAGGTTGGGTCTTCCTTCTCCGTTGGCGTTGCCCACCCAAACACCTACTACATATTTCGGTGTCACGCCAATCGCCCATCCGTCTCGGTAGCCAAAACTTGTTCCGGTCTTCCACGCAATCTTTGACGAAGAAGAAAACATCTGCCAGCTTGCGTCAATATCGGGTCGGTTCACTTCTGCCATGGCTTCGAAGGTTAAATAAATGGAGGCAGGATCGAGAGAAATGGTTGATGGTTGATGGTTGATGGTTGATGGAGAAGAAAAATAATTGAGTGGATATAATTCTTGAGAAAAATTTTCTCCGCTATTTGCATGATTCAACGTGCGCGCCATGCTTGCATAAATTCCACAGAGATCCCAGAGTGTTGCTTCGGCTCCTCCGAGAATGAGTGTGAGTCCGTAATGGTCGGCAGAATTATTCAGCGTGGTGATGCCGAGTTTTTTGAGGAAGTAATGAAACCTGTCCACTCCATATTGCTGAAGCATTTTCACGCAGGGAACATTAAGCGAACGTGAAAGCGCACGCCTGGCGGGAACCGCGCCATCATAAGTGAGATAAAAATTCTGCGGAGAGAAGTCTCCTATCTGCATGGGAATATCAGGCACAAGAGTATTCGGAAGGATTTCTCCATCACTGAGCATGGCTGAAAATAAAAATGGCTTCATGATGCTGCCGGTTGAACGAGGTGAAGTGATGATGTCAACAGAGTTGCCGTGAAGGTCTTTGCCCTCATTCCAACCATCTCCCACAGAAGAGGGCGTTGTATTTCCAACATACGCCACCACATTTCCTATCTCCACATCGGCAACAATTGCTGCTGCATTGAAGATTTGATTTCCCTGAAGTTTCAGAGAATGTTTCTCTACAATGTTTTTTATCCGTTCCTGGAGATTTGCATCCAGCGTGGATAAAACAGTTTGTCCGTTCATTCCTTCTTTGGAAGCGCGGTCGAGCAAATGAGACGACAACTGCGGAAGCGGAAAAGGTTTTTCGGGAAGCGGTTCGGATTGAGCAAGCACGCAGCTAAGCGAATCCATTTCTCCTGATTTCCATAGGGAAATTAAAAGACGGTTTCTTTTTTCCAGCAGCCGCTTATGATTTTTTCCGGGATAGATTAGCGAGGGAGCGTTGGGAAGAACTGCCAACGTGGCAGCTTCAGACCAGGAAAGTTCTGCGGGCTTTCTTCCGAAATATCTCCACGAAGCGGCATCTAATCCAACTACATTTCCTCCGAACGGTGCGTTAGAAGAATACAAAGCAAGAATTTCTTTTTTGGAATAGAAAATTTCTGTACGTGTGGCAAAAATTATTTCTATTATTTTTTCAAGAACTGTTCTCCCCTGCCCTTTCCTTGAAAGGCGAATCACCTGCATGGTGAGCGTACTGCCTCCGCTTTTTACTTTTCCGGATTTAATATTCAGATACAACGCACGAAACATGGAGACAGGATTAAATCCTGGATGGCTGAAAAAATATTTGTCTTCAAACTCCGTAATTGCTTTCGCAAACTTCTCCGGAACTTTTTCGTCATAGGGAAAACGCCACTGTCCGTCATCGGCAATCTTGGCTCCGAGCAGAATTCCGGTTTTATCTTCCAGAACGGTGGAGGTCGGGTCTTTGAAAAATTTTAAAGGAAGGCAAAAACAATACCAAACGAACAAAATAAAAAAAAGCAACAGGAAAACTTTTTTCTTTTTGCCGAGGTTAAGAAATTTATTTTTCAGAGAAGAGAACACAGAGCAGAGTATAAAAAAATCCCCCTTCCGAAGAAGAGGGATTGTGGGATTGCTTCGTCATTTCATTCCTCGCAATGACGTACTAAATTAAATCGCTCCAGGCTTCACAATTTCAATCCACTGCCCGGGCTTGCGTGCATTGATTGTGTTGTCATACATCGCTTCACAGAGAACAGTTGGCAGATAAAACTTTCCGATGTATGCCGCGTTCAAAATGATTCGGAATGTAACAGGTTGCCGCACTCCGACATTAAAATATGTGTACACCCTGTCATCGCGAATATCCTGATAAGTCGGGTAAGAACTCTTAAGGACTGAAGCTGTTTCATCCATGCGCGTGTTGTGAATTTCCCATCCTGAAGGGAAAATCTGCGTGAGCGCCATTTCCTGATACCAGTTATTCTTGATTCCTGAATTAGAGATTATGACTTCGGCATAGAAATCTGTTCCCTGTTCAAGTTTGGAAACATCGAGCGAGCCGCCATCCATCGTATGATAGGAAATATCCATTCCCAAATTGCTTTCGGAAGAAGTTTGGTCTCCTGCTTCAGGAATTCCTTCCAGAATAATTCTCGCATAGAGAACTCCTTTTCCGTTGTTCGTCACGGAAACTTTTCCTGCATCGGCTCCTTTTATTCCCATGTTCATTTGCGACATAGGAAGTTTTGTGTTCTTGCTTTCAGGTGTAGAATTGTTAATCGAATACGAGTAACTCATCGTACCTGAACTTCCACCTGTTTTTGCAAAACGCGAGACTGCGATCAAAGAATAAGCAGTCGTTTGTGTGCTCATCCAATAATTTCCGTTGCTAAGTGAAACAGAAAGTTCTTTCACGAGCGGTGCAGCTTTCACATAATCACCCAATACGCAAAGCGCTTCAATGATCATCGCTTCATCGCGGTCGCTGGAGCCATACGAGTAAGAAAGCTCAGTGTATTTATCCACTTTCGTTGTTGTGTTGTACACGAGTTGCTTTGCCACTTCAGTCTGACCAGCAAGTGCATACGCTGCAGCCAAACGCCACCTTGCATTTGCAGAAAGGTAGGGTGATTCACGCAAGCGGTTCATCGCACCGAGTTCTGGCGATTTTGCAAGAGCAAGAGTATAGAGACGATATGCCTGCATCAAATCATCGTTGTAATAATAATACTGATAGTTTTTAGGATGATACGTCCATGAGTTGACAAGTTTCTTCTGATATTTTTTCCAGTTGTCAATTAATCCTGCAGGAAGGGTGTATCCTTTTGCTTCCGCTTCTAAAAGAAAATGTCCTGCATAAGAAGAACCCCAGTCGTTCGCGTCATAATCTCCGGGCCAGTAACCAAGACCTCCGCTGGATGTCTGGAAAGTTGTGAGTCTGCGGACTCCTGCTTTGATGTTGTTGTCAATCGCTGCTTTGAAATCGCTGTTGAGTTCCATGATATCGGAAAGAAACAACTGCGGGAAAACCGAAGAAGTGGTTTGCTCCACGCATCCGTGAGGATATTGGATCAAATATTTCAAACGGTAATCCAGATTCACAGGAGGAATGCCAGAAATTTCCAGCGTGCCTTTATTTGTTCCCGCCATTCCGTTTGGTTTGTAGTCCGAGTTCCAGGTTTTGCCGGGTTCAATCACGGTTTCAATAAAGTCGGTGATTTTCGGATTGGGAGTGCGAACATCAATTTCAATATCGTAAGTCGCTTTTTCTTTTCCGCAGGTGGCAATCACTTTCACTTTTCCGATTCCGAGCAGCGGATTTATTTTCATAGGGAAGTTGATGACCTCATCCCCTATTTCCTTGAAGGAAATATTTTTCTTCGTTCCTTCCAGCGGAGAGAAATATTTATTTGCCTGCACTTCCACACTTACATTCTTGATATTTTTTTCCATAGCGAAAACTGTGACAGGCAAATCCACTATTTCATTCGGACCCACCACGCGCGGCAAAGTTGCAAGCACCATCACAGGTTGTTTCACAGGAACGGCTTTGTCAGAGGAGCCATACGCAGCGCTTCCGCTTTTTTTCGCAGAAGGTTCTCCAGCCACCACCATCACACGCACAGAGCCAACATATTGAGGCATCATAAATTCGTGCGTTGCTTTTTTCCCTTTATCAATATGAAATGGTCCCAGGAATTTCACCATCGGCTTGAAGCGGTTTGCTTTTGCTCCGCCTTTTCCATCGCCTTCACCGTCACCTCCAATCGCCAGAAGTTTTTGCATCATCGCGCCAAAAGCTCCAATGACATTGTCATACATATCCCATGTTTTTACTCCGAGCGCTTCGCGCTGGTAAAAAATTTTCCACGGCTCCGGAGTTTCAAAACGTGTGATGTCAAGCAAACCTTCATCCACCACTGCGAGCGTGTAGGTCATCGGCTTTCCGTTTTCTTCACCAACAGTTACGCTTGCTTTTTGTTCTGGTCTCCAGAACTGCGCAGTCTCAATCGTTGGTCGCAAATGTGTGTTCGGGTCTTCTACCGAAATCGGAATCACTCCATACATTCTTATAGGTAAATCATTCAGCGTTTGCGCGTGTGGCTGAACGAGCGTTACGTGCGCGTAAACATTCGGAGCCATTTCAGCAGTAACGGGAATAGAAATTTCCGTTGTACCTTTTTTTGTTTCCGCCCAGAAAGCATTCAAAACTTTTGAGCCCGTTTCAATGGAAACCAACGCGCGTCCGCCTTCGCCTGAAGGAATAGTGATCTTGATATTATCGTTCACGGCATATTTATCTTTATCCGTTGTCACCGCAAGAATGGTTGCGCCCTGGCTGTCGTCTTTCTGAGAACGACCCGCCCATGCCGGCCAGTCAATGTAAACGGTTTGCCCTGTGGAATGTCCGCTTTCATTATCTGTAACGCGGACTAAAAATCTTCCCCAGTCCGGGCGATTCACGCGCAAAACAAATTGTCCTTTTCCATTCACGGTAGAAATTTCCTGAGAGAAATACGGCTGATGATATTGATCGCCTACATATTGTCCGAGGTCATCACCGTAATGATCCCACCACCAGCGCCACTGCACTTTGTAAACTTTCACAG from Bacteroidota bacterium encodes the following:
- the pbpC gene encoding penicillin-binding protein 1C → MKNKFLNLGKKKKVFLLLFFILFVWYCFCLPLKFFKDPTSTVLEDKTGILLGAKIADDGQWRFPYDEKVPEKFAKAITEFEDKYFFSHPGFNPVSMFRALYLNIKSGKVKSGGSTLTMQVIRLSRKGQGRTVLEKIIEIIFATRTEIFYSKKEILALYSSNAPFGGNVVGLDAASWRYFGRKPAELSWSEAATLAVLPNAPSLIYPGKNHKRLLEKRNRLLISLWKSGEMDSLSCVLAQSEPLPEKPFPLPQLSSHLLDRASKEGMNGQTVLSTLDANLQERIKNIVEKHSLKLQGNQIFNAAAIVADVEIGNVVAYVGNTTPSSVGDGWNEGKDLHGNSVDIITSPRSTGSIMKPFLFSAMLSDGEILPNTLVPDIPMQIGDFSPQNFYLTYDGAVPARRALSRSLNVPCVKMLQQYGVDRFHYFLKKLGITTLNNSADHYGLTLILGGAEATLWDLCGIYASMARTLNHANSGENFSQELYPLNYFSSPSTINHQPSTISLDPASIYLTFEAMAEVNRPDIDASWQMFSSSSKIAWKTGTSFGYRDGWAIGVTPKYVVGVWVGNANGEGRPNLTGIGTAAPILFEIFGALPSPSEGWGWFKMPQDEMREIEVCKESGYRALPICEHKEKQWVQAAGLKTAPCPYHRLIHLDATGRWRVNSDCENVSSIIHKSWFVLPPAMEWYYKSKNPTYSELPSFRKDCNTTSVASMELLYPKQESKIFVPVELDESTGKTVFRVAHRKPETTIYWHLDDNYIGSTKGIHQMGLSPEAGQHTLTLVDEFGETISQKFEIIGKK